The genomic stretch GTGCCGATGACTGACATGAGGATGAGGGCCGACCCTGCCACGGGCTATCCGGGACgcacctacagattctacaacggCAAGCCCGTCTACCAATTTGGTTATGGCCTCAGCTACTCCAGTCATTCATATGAATTCGCAGCTGGAACTGCAACTTCGATCTACCTGAACAACTCGTCGTCTCCCCAGGCTCAACCGAATGATCCAAACACTCTCAGTTATGACGTCGCAAGCTTAGGCTTCAACACATGCGGAGAACTTAAAATCTCTGCTACGGTCGGTGTCAAGAACCATGGCCCCATGGCCGGCAAGCACACCGTGTTGCTCTTCTCTCGCTGGCCATCTGCAGAACATGGTAGGCCGGTGAAGCAGCTGGTGGGTTTCCAGAGCGTGCACTTGGAAGCAGGAGAGAGCACCAAAGTGGAGTTTTCTCTGAGCGCTTGCGAGCATCTCAGCCGAGTCATGGACGATGGCAGAAGGGTGTTGGACAAAGGATCCCACTTCTTAATTGTTGGAGATGAGGAGCATGAAATCAGCATCATCTCCTGATCTCCGCAGGCCAATTTGAAGCTTAGCTTGTGTTGCTGTCACTTGCAGATCGAGGCAGACATTTGATGAAATGCTGCATAATTAGTGATTTAGAATGAAAATATATTCTAACTTGCACAGAGACACCATATAAGCTCTTTaacatcatttttttaaaaataaaagatattttaagtGATAATGAGTACCATCATTTGCATCCAAGTAGATAGTTGTAGTCGTAATAAAATTGTTCCAATGAGCAAATGCATCTGAGCTCTTTAGCATTATTTTTGTCATAAAAAGAAAATCCCATATAATCGTTAAAATTTTCAACGACGGAGAAGCATGCTAGTTAGTAAAGGATATAAGGACGTCAATCAATAGTTGAGAgcctattttaatattttatcgtaTTTGTTCAATGACAACACATAAACCTTCAATAATAGCAACAATCTTATAATATGTGTTattcattgaatctcgaattttaataatgaaatcaattgataagtttaataaattaatataattttgagATATGtgacatgaaaaatattttaatcatggtcTCGGACCAAATGTCGAGCTAGAAAGTCGGATGTTATGCTAGTAGATTGTTGTGCTAAAAATTGAATGGTGTGCCGAAGAATATACTTTGTACTAGAAATTCGAACATTATATTTGAAGGATCGAATATCATACTAAAAAATTAGATGTCGTAATAAAATCAACACGTCAAAAGATTGGGCGATGTGTTGGAGGATAGGATAATGTGTTAAAGATTTGAACGAAATCTTGAAAGATCAAACGATATACTGAAATAATGGATAACGTGTCAAAATCTTCGAAGATATGTTAGATGAGTGGTAATGAGTCAAAGTCTTAGTCAATATAACTTTGGGCTAATTTGAGTCACTATTATATTAAAACATAGCTCACTTATCATATAAATTATTGGACTTAAAGTTCGATCAGATTTGGGTTATTAGAAGGCCAAACACATAGCCTAAACTATCTAGATCAATAATGGCACATAGTGGTAATACCATCAAAGTTATGTTTTGCAATATGATGTTAAAAATTACAATGGTATTATCGTCGAAGTCTAGTATTATTATTCCatatcaaaaattatattagtacCATGAGAGTCTAGTATTACAATTTCGTTTCAAAGATTATGATAGTAGTATCATCCGAAGTCAACGATAATATTACTCATATCCcaaaatatcataaatttaaaCTTTGATTTTATTTTGAAAGACTTTTAGAGCTATAAATATCCTACTATGGTTTAATTGATAGAGCATGTATTCTTGAGATTATGAAGTATTATAACACTCTTTATAAGTTTTGTTTGAATCTTCTCCTCTCTCTTGAGTGTAGTAGTAATACTAAGTGTGATAAGTCTCTTGTAAAGAAATGAGTATAAAGATTctctctaaaatttaaaaaaaatattataaataattattgatCTTCACTCGTTAAAAGCAAAATCAATAATCAAAGTTGATAGTCTCGGAAAAAGAATAAGGGGATATAGGTTAGAAAGATTGAattactataaatcggtttgtattcttgcttatgatttttgtgattacATTCTTATCATTATCTATTTTATTCACAATCCTTACTTGAACTTAATATTTGGTTAATCATGTttttagtatatatttttttcttcatttaatttgaaagttaattaaaatttactatagcattaattcacaaacccaccccaacccccccccccccccccccccccattttaGTACataaactaaaaataaaagttgACTCTTTATTCCATATcggttttatttttaattaatgtatTTCCTATCAGGATATTCAAAAGTAGGAAATACACATTGATTAGATGTCTTGCCTGTTAAAGTATCCAGAAAAATAGAAATATACAATGAATGGCGAGATGTATAGGTTTAGGATTGCAATATTATATCCTAATTTCTGTTGAAAATTCATTTCTAATGAGCAGACTTTGGTCAAtcgcttctatatatatatatatatatcgtcgtcgtcgtcttcgatTCCCAACCCATAGCAGCTGAAGAGGATGGAAACTTGGAGAGAACTCCATGGTCTCATCTTTTCCAGCGCGCTACTGCTTCTGCTGCTCGCACAGCCGCTCTTGGTCTTTTCAGCCACTCCTCCCTTTGCATGCGATCCTGCAAACCCATCGACGCGAAACTACGGATTCTGTCAGACGACGCTGCCCATCGACAAGAGGGCGGCTGATCTCATTTCACGCTTGACCTTGGAGGAGAAGATACAACAACTGGGTCATATAGCTCCGGCAATCCCCCGTCTCGGCTTGCCGAACTACAAATGGTGGTCGGAGGCATTGCACGGTGTGTCCAACTGGGGACGTGGTATTCGATTCAACGGCACCATTACGGCTGCTACCAGCTTCCCCCAAGTTATAGTTAGCGCAGCATCCTTCAACCCCGACCTGTGGTATCGTATCGGACAGGTACTTCATGCTCCAAATTCCTCTGTTCTAATGTTCGTGATTGTTTTATGACAAGTCTGATGGAAACCGAAGGACTTGGAATAGCTCGATCTTAAAACTAGTTTGATCCGTCAGTATATCTCTGGGAAAGAGGGAGACTAATGTTAGTGCTTGCATGATCTGCTTCTGATGTTCGAAGGCTATCGGGGTGGAGGCTCGAGCGATCTACAACGTGGGACAGGCGGAAGGATTAACGTTTTGGTCACCAAACGTGAATATATTCAGAGATCCTAGGTGGGGCAGAGGCCAGGAGACTCCCGGTGAGGATCCCGTGACGGCAAGCAAGTACGCCGTCGCCTTTGTGAGAGGACTACAGGGCGATTCCCCCACAGGGGAGAGGAAGTCTGAGCAGCTGATGACTTCAGCTTGCTGCAAACACTACACAGCCTATGATTTGGATAATTGGAAAAGGCATAGTCGCTACACCTACAATGCTGTGGTAAGTTACAGGAAGAGCAGTGCGTTTCTTCTTCCACAACCTCGTGGATCGTATGTGAGGAGCTCCTCAGCGGTTTGTTTCCTGCTCAGGTAACAGCTCAGGACATGGAAGATACTTATCAGCCTCCTTTCAAAAGCTGCGTCCAAGAAGGTCGAGTCACTTGTGTCATGTGCTCATACAATCGCGTCAACGGAGTACCCACCTGTGCTGATTTCAATCTTCTGACCCTGCAAGCCAGGAACTCGTGGGGCCTCGACGGGTAAGACTCTCAAGTAGTTCCAAGGAGAAAGCATCGACATTGCTTTGATCCTGGCACAGCTTTTCGATCTGTCTAGCGGAATATAATGTCAATATGAAtcatctctctttcttcttcttcttcttcttctttgttgagCCAAAAAAAAACACAACCGGGACTAGTGATCGTTCTTTGACCATTGCTCAGATACATTGCTTCGGACTGTGGTGCAGTTGACCTCATTTCTGGTGCTATTCACTACGCCAAATCGCCTGAAGAGGCAGTTGCTGATGTTCTCAAATCTGGTAAGGACTATCTATGGTTTATATTTGATTGTTTACAGCTCATAGAATTGACGAGTGGTAAGCAAAGCAAAACAGAGACTGCTGAGGGCCAAAAGCTGTGGCCAAAACctctccaaaaataaaatttgtatGTGATGATTCAGCTAATAGACGACTACTCTCACTATTTTCCTTGACTCAGAAAGAATCGTAATCGAACTGTGTCAAGTTTCATTTAATGATCATCAGCTCACAACCATAACAAATGTAGTCAACTCATATGGCTCAACGAGTGAACTTGTAACCACATGAAGAAGTTGCTTTCAGGGTTTTCTGGACATACTTGCTAATATCATGCACGCAACATGGTGTTCTTTCAGTACTTGTACTTGGCAACTATCTCTGTTAGGATCAGAATACATGACCAAATCTATGATCATTTTCCACCTCTTACTGATTCAGTGTTGTCGAGATGAACAATGGTCTTTCAGCTTACTGGTCCTATGTTGTGAGCAGTACTAATCATGTCCGAAAAATTTTCAGGAATGGATCTAGATTGCAGTGACTTTGTGCAGAAACATGCTGGATCTGCTGTCCAACAGGGAATTCTATCCCAAGGCGACGTAGACAGAGCCCtattcaacatcctctccttgaGAATAAGACTTGGACATTTCAATGGAAATCCACTACAGCTGCCTGCCGGGAACATCCCTCCTAGCCAAGTGTGCTCAAAGGAACACCATGACTTGGCTCTCGAAGCAGCCAAAGCCGGCATCGTTCTCTTAAAGAACGCAGCCAATTTGCTTCCCCTGGCGAGATCCAAGGTTACATCTCTTGGTGTGATTGGCCCAAGCGCTAACAACGGGTACCTACTTGTAGGCAATTACAACGGGCCTCCTTGCACAGGTAGCACTCCACTTGGGGAACTGCGGAACTACGTCAACGATACCCGATTCGTACAAGGGTGTAACAAGGTCGCTTGCGATACTGCTACGATCAATGAAGTTATCCTGTTGGCGAGATCAGTGGACCAAGTCGTCCTGTTCATGGGGTTGGATCAAGATCATGAGAGAGAGGGTCTTGACAGGATCGATCTGGTTCTCCCAGGATTGCAGCGGAGTGTCATAACCAAGGCTGCAAAATACGCAAAAAGGCCCGTCATCCTGGTGCTGCTCACTGGTGGTCCGGTGGACATTACGTTCGCCAAGAACGACCCCAGAATAGGAGCAATCTTGTGGGCAGGTTACCCTGGTGAAGCAGGTGCATTAGCGATCGCACAGGTCCTCTTCGGAGAGCACAATCCAGGTGAAGCATCCCATTCGCTTACGGAATCTTATTTTATGTCGATGATTTCAACAATCTGACGTCTTACGATCTCATGACGCTCACGCAGGGGGAAAATTGCCTGTCACTTGGTACCCACAGGAGTTCACGAGTGTGCCGATGACTGACATGAGGATGAGGGCCGATCCCGCCACAGGCTATCCAGGACGCAGCTACAGATTCTACACCGGCAAGCCTGTCTATGAGTTTGGATATGGCATCAGCTTCACCAGTTATTCATATGAATTCGAAGCCGAAGCTGTAACTTCGATCTACCTGAACAGCTCACTAACTCCCCGGACTACAGCAAACTCACACATTCTCAGTTATGATATCGCAAGCTTGGGCTCCGACACATGCGGGAACCTAAAATTCTCTGCTACGGTCGGTGTCAAGAACCAGGGTTCCATGGCCGGAGAGCATCCGGTGCTACTCTTCTCTCGCTGGTCATCTTCGGAACATGGTAGGCCAATAAAGCAGCTGGTCGGTTTCCAGAGCGTGCACCTGGAGGCTGGAGAGAGCACCAAAGTGGTGTTTCCTCTCAGCCCCTGCGAGCACCTCAGCCGAGCCACAGATGATGGCACAAGGGTGTTGGACAAAGGATCTCACTACCTCGTCGTCGGGCAAAAGGAGCATGAAATCAGAATCATCTCCTGATCTCACGAGACATATGATAGCAATTGCAGAATGAATTGCCAACTGTAATGCTTCTTTTATAATGAatgcttaataaatctatttagtgATTCAGAAAAAAGACACGAGTTGGCAAATATTTTTGTAAATTCATAAATTCTACGATAATATTGGAGTTGGCGAATATCTAAATTCTAATATTTTAAGATCGTGCCTCGTGATGATATTCTATCATCACATTTTAAATGTGAAGAATTGACCAATAATTGACGTGGATCCCAACCTAACCACCCTTCCACCCACTGCACGTTCCGATAAAATCCAAGACGATAAGGacaaattataattttctttaatCCAAATTACCTGTCCCATAGTTTGACTGGAGATCGGCTCCAAGTATAACTTTATTGCTTATATACAAAATGATGAGAACCCATCTTGATTGCTTGATGAACGGTCAGGATGCGGGATCAGAGGGATCAAGTTAAATGGAATAGTTGGAAGAGATCCTATCCCCAAGGCATATACCGCTCGCCGACTCTCCCCACGTGAATCATCTCCCCAATTTTTAAAGCGATGCTGACCGTCCGATGGCTGGCCCACCACGGGTTCCTATTTCCGGGGGATCGACTGACGCGACGCCCATCCGGTTCTCTACCGGAGTCCGCTCGCTACTCGGCTACGGAAGAGTACCTTCCCCTGTCCCCATTCGCGCCGCCCTTCGCCCTCGACCGTCCGATTCCGCCGCAGGTAAGTCCAACCCAGCTAATCTTGCGCTGGTGTCTTCGATCATTCCTCCCTTTGGAACCCTTCTTCTTCCGAACAAGGGAAAAGAATCAGAAACTAAGTGTTGTATTGGTTTAGAATGCATTAGGCTTGGGATTGTTTGATGCTGATGATCATCGTGGTGCATTTTGTGATCAGATCACCATTTTGTTTTTGATTCCGTAGAAAGCTGTAATCTTTTGTTAGGTACCACGTAGAATGTCATCTGCATTAGCTGAAAAGAGTAATCGAGTTGACGAATAAGAATCCCAGTTTGCAATCAACAGCGAAAGAGAAAATAATAGATGCAAGTCATTTTAGGACAGTTTTTATCCGATGAGGATAATTTGTATTAAGTTCATACACTCATTTTTTGGGACATATCTTGTCATGCACCTCTTAGAAGGTGATGATGAAAAGGAGCTTCTGAATTATTTGCTCAAGAGAATAAAACTAAGTTATATTGAATGAGTGAGCAGTCAAGTTTTCTTTAATGGCAAACCTTATCTTAGAATGATTCAGTATGCCCAAGATTGACACACATTCAATCAACTTCTTATAGAAAGATTCAAATTCTACATTTTTGTGCAATAATATCTGGTTGAGTCATTTTCATCAAGAATAATGTGCCAGAATAAAACAGCTTTGTGGGCCTAATCCATGTTAGAAATTTTATTCTCAAAGAGAACAATGAAAATAACTGCCTAGCTTAGGAAATGACGTCCATATATGAGATTTGCCTGTCGCATTTTTTTTGTCTCAAAAAGATCATTATCGAGTGACATTGAAATTGTTGACTAATTGGGTGTTGGCAAAGCCACAAAGAAATATTATATGTTGCCTGttgaatcccttctttttgttgGCAtttactactttttttttttattgcagtTCATTTCTCAGGAAATCTTGAACGATTGATGGGTTCGATTGACTCTATCACAAATGGTTCTGAAAAACAAGCACTTTCTGAAGAGCAAAGGACTAAGGTAATCTTGGTTGACAACATGAGCTCTGCAGTGTTCTTGTCTGTTATTGTTAAAAGGGCTGGTACGAATTATTCAGCATCTGTTGTCATTATAACTTAGAAAATAATTTCCTTTATTCTATCTAGTCGTGGAAGAgataatttttttggatttttaaatcttttttctCAGATAAATGAGGTAAGAGCATCATTAGGACCATTGCCAGACAAGTTAGTTTGTTATTCTTCTGATGCATCAATTGCAAGATATTTGACAGCAAGAAACTGGAATGTGACAAAGGCAACTAAAATGCTAAAAGAAACTTTGAAGTGGCGTCTTGAGTACAAGCCAGAAGAAATTCGCTGGGTGAGTTAACTCTTTAGCAAAACTCTCACTATTGTGCctaataacatatttttctctGGTTAAAAATTGTTCCCTCCTTTTTTTTATCACTCTGTAAATTGTGGATTATTAATGCTGCAAGATCTTTTAATCCCTGGAAATTTAGCAAGAAGACAAAGGACTAGATATGACACAGAATTTAGTGATGACAAAAATTCAACCATGTTTAGTATGTGACACATGCAAGAATCTTTTAGATATTATATGTTGGCATTTTATTAGACTGAATAGAGCCTTTGCCATTTCTTGGGAGGAGATACCACTATGAATCTCATCCCATCTTTCTTTGTGCACCCTCCACCTTCCtcatctttttttttactttcttgagTAAAAATTTGGAAATTCTCTGCCATGTTTCCATTTATGTAATGTGAGAAACAAAATTGTAGCTGTGAAACTGTCAAAAAGaacaaataaaatagaaaaaaaagaataaactaTTTTGGAGGAGAAGTTTCTCCTGTTACCAAGAGAATAGAGTCTTGTTTTTCTTTGATCCATGCTAACAATCCAAGCTACCCAGCATCAATTGAAAACTGTGGTTTTTCATGCACCGATGGGATCATATATTTTCAGTATTGCGGTTAAGTTAATGATTTGCATGCTACCCAGCATCGGTTGAAAACTATGTAATTTTTCATGAACCAAC from Musa acuminata AAA Group cultivar baxijiao chromosome BXJ1-3, Cavendish_Baxijiao_AAA, whole genome shotgun sequence encodes the following:
- the LOC135635892 gene encoding probable beta-D-xylosidase 7 — encoded protein: METWRELHGLIFSSALLLLLLAQPLLVFSATPPFACDPANPSTRNYGFCQTTLPIDKRAADLISRLTLEEKIQQLGHIAPAIPRLGLPNYKWWSEALHGVSNWGRGIRFNGTITAATSFPQVIVSAASFNPDLWYRIGQAIGVEARAIYNVGQAEGLTFWSPNVNIFRDPRWGRGQETPGEDPVTASKYAVAFVRGLQGDSPTGERKSEQLMTSACCKHYTAYDLDNWKRHSRYTYNAVVTAQDMEDTYQPPFKSCVQEGRVTCVMCSYNRVNGVPTCADFNLLTLQARNSWGLDGYIASDCGAVDLISGAIHYAKSPEEAVADVLKSGMDLDCSDFVQKHAGSAVQQGILSQGDVDRALFNILSLRIRLGHFNGNPLQLPAGNIPPSQVCSKEHHDLALEAAKAGIVLLKNAANLLPLARSKVTSLGVIGPSANNGYLLVGNYNGPPCTGSTPLGELRNYVNDTRFVQGCNKVACDTATINEVILLARSVDQVVLFMGLDQDHEREGLDRIDLVLPGLQRSVITKAAKYAKRPVILVLLTGGPVDITFAKNDPRIGAILWAGYPGEAGALAIAQVLFGEHNPGGKLPVTWYPQEFTSVPMTDMRMRADPATGYPGRSYRFYTGKPVYEFGYGISFTSYSYEFEAEAVTSIYLNSSLTPRTTANSHILSYDIASLGSDTCGNLKFSATVGVKNQGSMAGEHPVLLFSRWSSSEHGRPIKQLVGFQSVHLEAGESTKVVFPLSPCEHLSRATDDGTRVLDKGSHYLVVGQKEHEIRIIS